The following are encoded together in the Pan troglodytes isolate AG18354 chromosome 6, NHGRI_mPanTro3-v2.0_pri, whole genome shotgun sequence genome:
- the EGFR gene encoding epidermal growth factor receptor isoform X3 yields the protein MRPSGTAGAALLALLAALCPASRALEEKKVCQGTSNKLTQLGTFEDHFLSLQRMFNNCEVVLGNLEITYVQRNYDLSFLKTIQEVAGYVLIALNTVERIPLENLQIIRGNMYYENSYALAVLSNYDANKTGLKELPMRNLQEILHGAVRFSNNPALCNVESIQWRDIVSSDFLSNMSMDFQNHLGSCQKCDPSCPNGSCWGAGEENCQKLTKIICAQQCSGRCRGKSPSDCCHNQCAAGCTGPRESDCLVCRKFRDEATCKDTCPPLMLYNPTTYQMDVNPEGKYSFGATCVKKCPRNYVVTDHGSCVRACGADSYEMEEDGVRKCKKCEGPCRKVCNGIGIGEFKDTLSINATNIKHFKNCTSISGDLHILPVAFRGDSFTHTPPLDPQELDILKTVKEITGFLLIQAWPENRTDLHAFENLEIIRGRTKQHGQFSLAVVSLNITSLGLRSLKEISDGDVIISGNKNLCYANTINWKKLFGTSGQKTKIISNRGENSCKATGQVCHALCSPEGCWGPEPRDCVSCRNVSRGRECVDKCNILEGEPREFVENSECIQCHPECLPQAMNITCTGRGPDNCIQCAHYIDGPHCVKTCPAGVMGENNTLVWKYADAGHVCHLCHPNCTYGPGNESLRAMLFCLFKLSSCNQSNDGSVSHQSGSPAAQESCLGWIPSLLPSEFQLGWGGCSHLHAWPSASVIITASSCH from the exons TTTGCCAAGGCACGAGTAACAAGCTCACGCAGTTGGGCACTTTTGAAGATCattttctcagcctccagaggatgTTCAATAACTGTGAGGTGGTCCTTGGGAATTTGGAAATTACCTATGTGCAGAGGAATTATGATCTTTCCTTCTTAAAG ACCATCCAGGAGGTGGCTGGTTATGTCCTCATTGCCCTCAACACAGTGGAGCGGATTCCTTTGGAAAACCTGCAGATCATCAGAGGAAATATGTACTACGAAAATTCCTACGCCTTAGCAGTCTTATCTAACTATGATGCAAATAAAACCGGACTGAAGGAGCTGCCCATGAGAAATTTACAGG AAATCCTGCATGGCGCCGTGCGGTTCAGCAACAACCCTGCCCTGTGCAACGTGGAAAGCATCCAGTGGCGGGACATAGTCAGCAGTGACTTTCTCAGCAACATGTCAATGGACTTCCAGAACCACCTGGGCAGCT GCCAAAAGTGTGATCCAAGCTGTCCCAATGGGAGCTGCTGGGGTGCAGGAGAGGAGAACTGCCAGAAAC TGACCAAAATCATCTGTGCCCAGCAGTGCTCCGGGCGCTGCCGTGGCAAGTCCCCCAGTGACTGCTGCCACAACCAGTGTGCCGCAGGCTGCACGGGCCCCCGGGAGAGCGACTGCCTG GTGTGCCGCAAATTCCGAGACGAAGCCACGTGCAAGGACACCTGCCCCCCACTCATGCTCTACAACCCCACCACGTACCAGATGGATGTGAACCCCGAGGGCAAATACAGCTTTGGTGCCACCTGCGTGAAGAAGTGTCCCC GTAATTATGTGGTGACAGATCACGGCTCGTGCGTCCGAGCCTGTGGGGCCGACAGCTATGAGATGGAGGAAGACGGCGTCCGCAAGTGTAAGAAGTGCGAAGGGCCTTGCCGCAAAG TGTGTAACGGAATAGGTATTGGTGAATTTAAAGACACACTCTCCATAAATGCTACGAATATTAAACACTTCAAAAACTGCACCTCCATCAGTGGCGATCTCCACATCCTGCCGGTGGCATTTAGGGG TGACTCCTTCACACATACTCCGCCTCTGGATCCACAGGAACTGGATATTCTGAAAACCGTAAAGGAAATCACAG GGTTTTTGCTGATTCAGGCTTGGCCTGAAAACAGGACGGACCTCCATGCTTTTGAGAACCTAGAAATCATACGCGGCAGGACCAAGCAACA TGGTCAGTTTTCTCTTGCGGTTGTCAGCCTGAACATAACATCCTTGGGATTACGCTCCCTCAAGGAGATAAGTGATGGAGATGTGATAAtttcaggaaacaaaaatttGTGCTATGCAAATACAATAAACTGGAAAAAACTGTTTGGGACCTCCGGTCAGAAAACGAAAATTATAAGCAACAGAGGTGAAAACAGCTGCA AGGCCACAGGCCAGGTCTGCCATGCCTTGTGCTCCCCCGAGGGCTGCTGGGGCCCGGAGCCCAGGGACTGCGTCTCTTGCCGGAATGTCAGCCGAGGCAGGGAATGCGTGGACAAGTGCAACATTCTGGAGGG cGAGCCAAGGGAGTTTGTGGAGAACTCTGAGTGCATACAGTGCCACCCAGAGTGCCTGCCTCAGGCCATGAACATCACCTGCACAGGACGG GGACCAGACAACTGTATCCAGTGTGCCCACTACATTGACGGCCCCCACTGCGTCAAGACCTGCCCGGCAGGAGTCATGGGAGAAAACAACACCCTGGTCTGGAAGTACGCAGATGCCGGCCATGTGTGCCACCTGTGCCATCCAAACTGCACCTACGG GCCAGGAAATGAGAGTCTCAGAGCCATGTTATTCTGCCTTTTTAAACTATCATCCTGTAATCAAAGTAATGATGGCAGCGTGTCCCACCAGAGCGGgagcccagctgctcaggagtcatGCTTAGGATGGATCCCTTCTCTTCTGCCGTCAGAGTTTCAGCTGGGTTGGGGTGGATGCAgccacctccatgcctggccttctgcaTCTGTGATCATCACGGCCTCCTCCTGCCACTGA